The proteins below come from a single Falco rusticolus isolate bFalRus1 chromosome 8, bFalRus1.pri, whole genome shotgun sequence genomic window:
- the LOC119152922 gene encoding protocadherin alpha-3-like — translation MGVWWAPAVRVLVLQAAWALGGGQVRYSVPEEAKAGTVVGRLAQDLGLEAGEAEARRLRLVAQGRRASVEVSGASGALVVSSRLDREELCGKSAPCALRLEVLVERPLRVFHVELEVTDINDNAPLFPAARKNLSIAEFTTLPGSRFPLEGASDADIGANAQLSYALSPNEHFALDLHRSEEYRESLFLVLAKPLDRESVAVHRLVLTASDGGRPPLTGTVELVISVLDANDNAPQFNQSVYKAQLLESATEGTLVARVNATDPDEGSNREMTFTSNNVFPLKGLNFFILNPKSGEIRLTGALDFEDVHLHEIQIEARDKGWPPLSGHCSVELEVLDVNDNAPEVWVTSLSVPVPEDAAVGTVVALLSVSDRDSGANGRVRCAVWPASPFGLVATFAGSYSLVLREALDRERVAEYEVEVRAEDGGAPPLRASRGVRVPVSDVNDNAPAFAQAVYTVLARENNAAGAELARLWARDPDEAGNGRVSYSVAEGGGGAVSGGVWRSASSYVSVDAESGRLWALQPLDYEELQVLQFEVRAVDAGEPPLCGNATVQLFVVDENDNAPALLPPAGGGPGPGAAGEAASGPGSGALWAWAAWGAPAGQVVAKIRAVDADSGYNAWLRYELWEPRGKGPFRVGLYSGEVSTARALEEADGPRQRLVIVVRDHGEPARSVTATLSVSLVEGAEAALAAAGSSGPGPGLRAAAGAEGDAAAAAAAASTNVWLVVAICAVSSLFLLAVVLYGASRWAPRAAVLSGPGPATLVCASEVGSWSYSQRQSRSLCVTDGAGKSDLMVFSPNFPPPPGPAAKETQPEPPALLDTVSAPPFPAPSRDTPAPLSPLSPAPLAGGGGGRAQPPVPEGGGRWAGAGGS, via the exons ATGGGCGTGTGGTGGGCGCCGGCGGTgcgggtgctggtgctgcaggcgGCCTGGGCGCTGGGCGGCGGGCAGGTGCGCTACTCGGTGCCGGAGGAAGCCAAGGCCGGGACGGTGGTGGGCCGCCTGGCGCAGGACCTGGGCCTGGAGGCGGGCGAGGCGGAGGCGCGGCGGCTGCGGCTGGTGGCGCAGGGCCGGCGGGCGAGCGTGGAGGTGAGCGGGGCGAGCGGGGCGCTGGTGGTGAGCTCGCGGCTGGACCGGGAGGAGCTGTGCGGGAAGAGCGCGCCGTGCGCCCTGcgcctggaggtgctggtggagcGGCCGCTGCGCGTCTTCCACGTGGAGCTGGAGGTCACCGACATCAACGACAACGCCCCGCTCTTCCCCGCCGCCCGCAAAAACCTCAGCATCGCGGAATTCACCACGCTGCCGGGGTCCCGGTTCCCGCTGGAGGGCGCGTCGGATGCAGATATCGGAGCCAACGCGCAGCTCTCCTATGCGCTCAGCCCCAACGAGCATTTCGCTCTGGATTTGCATCGCAGTGAAGAGTACCGAGAATCTCTGTTCCTGGTTCTTGCGAAACCGCTGGACCGCGAGTCGGTGGCTGTGCACCGTCTGGTGCTGACGGCGAGTGACGGGGGCCGGCCGCCGCTGACGGGCACGGTGGAGCTGGTTATCTCGGTACTGGACGCCAACGACAACGCGCCCCAGTTCAACCAGTCGGTATATAAAGCGCAGCTGCTGGAGAGCGCTACCGAGGGGACGCTGGTGGCGCGGGTGAACGCCACGGATCCGGACGAGGGAAGCAACAGGGAAATGACTTTTACATCAAACAATGTTTTTCCCCTAAAGGggttaaatttttttattttaaatccgAAGTCGGGTGAGATCCGTCTGACGGGCGCCCTGGACTTTGAAGACGTGCATTTACACGAGATACAAATCGAAGCGAGAGACAAAG GCTGGCCGCCGCTGTCGGGTCACTGCAGCGtggagctggaggtgctggaCGTGAACGACAACGCGCCGGAGGTGTGGGTGACGTCGCTGTCGGTGCCGGTGCCGGAGGACGCGGCGGTGGGGACGGTGGTGGCGCTGCTGAGCGTGTCGGACCGGGACTCGGGGGCGAACGGTCGCGTGCGGTGCGCGGTGTGGCCGGCGTCGCCGTTCGGGCTGGTGGCGACGTTCGCGGGCTCGTACTCGCTGGTGCTGCGGGAGGCGCTGGACCGGGAGCGGGTGGCGGAGTACGAGGTGGAGGTGCGGGCGGAGGACGGCGGGGCGCCGCCGCTGCGCGCCAGCCGCGGGGTGCGCGTGCCGGTGTCGGACGTGAACGACAACGCGCCGGCGTTCGCGCAGGCCGTGTACACGGTGCTGGCGCGGGAGAACAACGCGGCGGGCGCGGAGCTGGCGCGGCTGTGGGCGCGGGACCCGGACGAGGCGGGCAACGGGCGCGTGAGCTACTCGGTggcggagggcggcggcggcgcggtgTCGGGCGGGGTGTGGCGGTCGGCGTCGAGCTACGTGTCGGTGGACGCGGAGAGCGGTCGGCTGTGGGCGCTGCAGCCGCTGGACTACgaggagctgcaggtgctgcagttCGAGGTGCGGGCGGTGGACGCGGGGGAGCCGCCGCTGTGCGGCAACGCGACGGTGCAGCTCTTCGTGGTGGACGAGAACGACAACGCGCCGgcgctgctgcctcctgccggcggcgggccgggccccggggccgcgggcgaGGCGGCGTCGGGGCCGGGCTCGGGGGCGCTGTGGGCGTGGGCGGCGTGGGGGGCGCCGGCGGGGCAGGTGGTGGCGAAGATCCGCGCGGTGGACGCGGACTCGGGCTACAACGCGTGGCTGCGCTACGAGCTGTGGGAGCCGCGGGGGAAGGGCCCGTTCCGCGTGGGGCTGTACAGCGGCGAGGTGAGCACGGCGCGGGCGCTGGAGGAGGCGGACGGCCCGCGGCAGCGGCTGGTCATCGTGGTGCGGGACCACGGGGAGCCGGCGCGCTCGGTCACGGCCACGCTGAGCGTGTCGCTGGTGGAGGGCGCCGAGGCGGCGCTGGCGGCCGCGGGCTCgtcggggccggggccggggctgcgtGCGGCCGCGGGCGCGGAGGGCgacgcggcggcggcggcggcggcggcgtcGACGAACGTGTGGCTGGTGGTGGCCATCTGCGCGGTGTCGAGCCTGTTCCTGCTGGCCGTGGTGCTGTACGGGGCGTCGCGGTGGGCGCCGCGGGCGGCCGTGCTGTCGGGGCCCGGGCCGGCGACGCTGGTGTGCGCCAGCGAGGTGGGGAGCTGGTCGTACTCGCAGCGCCAGAGCCGGAGCCTGTGCGTGACGGACGGCGCGGGCAAGAGCGACCTGATGGTTTTCAGCCCCAACTTCCCGCcaccgcccggccccgcggcgaAGGAGACGCAGCCGGAGCCGCCCGCTCTGCTGGACACGGTCAgtgccccccccttccccgcccctTCCCGCGACACCCCTGCCCCTCTGTCGCCCTTGTCGCCCGCCCCCCTGGCCGGCGGTGGCGGTGGCCGTGCTCAGCCCCCGGTGCCCGAGGGTGGTGGTCGCTGGGCAGGTGCTGGAGGCTCCTGA
- the LOC119152920 gene encoding protocadherin alpha-6-like isoform X7: MGVWWAPAVRVLVLQAAWALGGGQVRYSVPEEAKAGTVVGRLAQDLGLEAGEAEARRLRLVAQGRRASVEVSGASGALVVSSRLDREELCGKSAPCALRLEVLVERPLRVFHVELEVTDINDNAPLFPAARKNLSLSENSPPGSRFPLEGASDADTGANAQLSYALSPNEHFALDLQKADEDGESLFLALRKPLDRESVAVHRLVLTASDGGRPPLTGTVELVISVLDVNDNTPQFNQSVYKVQLPENTESGTSVIKLNAVDLDEGTNRNVWYYLRTLFPQDGTEVFGIDRNSGEIHVRGDLDFEDVALYRLQVDATDQGNPPLSGHCKVVVEVLDVNDNAPEVWVTSLSVPVPEDAAVGTVVALLSVSDRDSGANGRVRCAVWPASPFGLVATFAGSYSLVLREALDRERVAEYEVEVRAEDGGAPPLRASRGVRVPVSDVNDNAPAFAQAVYTVLARENNAAGAELARLWARDPDEAGNGRVSYSVAEGGGGAVSGGVWRSASSYVSVDAESGRLWALQPLDYEELQVLQFEVRAVDAGEPPLCGNATVQLFVVDENDNAPALLPPAGGGPGPGAAGEAASGPGSGALWAWAAWGAPAGQVVAKIRAVDADSGYNAWLRYELWEPRGKGPFRVGLYSGEVSTARALEEADGPRQRLVIVVRDHGEPARSVTATLSVSLVEGTEAALAAAGSSGPGPGLRAAAGAEGDAASAASASTNVWLVVAICAVSSLFLLAVVLYGASRWAPRAAVLSGPGPATLVCASEVGSWSYSQRQSRSLCVTDGAGKSDLMVFSPNFPPPPGPAAKETQPEPPALLDTNLRRERCPPQWELV; this comes from the coding sequence ATGGGCGTGTGGTGGGCGCCCGCGGTgcgggtgctggtgctgcaggcgGCCTGGGCGCTGGGCGGCGGGCAGGTGCGCTACTCGGTGCCGGAGGAAGCCAAGGCCGGGACGGTGGTGGGCCGCCTGGCGCAGGACCTGGGCCTGGAGGCGGGCGAGGCGGAGGCGCGGCGGCTGCGGCTGGTGGCGCAGGGCCGGCGGGCGAGCGTGGAGGTGAGCGGGGCGAGCGGGGCGCTGGTGGTGAGCTCGCGGCTGGACCGGGAGGAGCTGTGCGGGAAGAGCGCGCCGTGCGCCCTGcgcctggaggtgctggtggagcGGCCGCTGCGCGTCTTCCACGTGGAGCTGGAGGTCACCGACATCAACGACAACGCCCCGCTCTTCCCCGCCGCCCGCAAAAACCTCAGTTTATCGGAGAACTCCCCTCCTGGGTCCCGGTTCCCGCTGGAGGGCGCGTCGGATGCAGATACCGGAGCCAACGCGCAGCTCTCCTATGCGCTCAGCCCCAACGAGCACTTCGCCTTGGATTTGCAAAAAGCCGATGAGGACGGTGAGTCCCTGTTCCTGGCACTCAGGAAACCGCTGGACCGCGAGTCGGTGGCTGTGCACCGTCTGGTGCTGACGGCGAGTGACGGGGGCCGGCCGCCGCTGACGGGCACGGTGGAGCTGGTGATTTCGGTGCTGGACGTGAACGACAACACACCCCAGTTCAACCAGTCGGTGTATAAAGTGCAGCTGCCGGAAAACACTGAAAGCGGAACTTCAGTGATCAAGCTGAACGCCGTCGATTTGGACGAGGGTACGAACAGGAACGTCTGGTATTATCTCCGGACTCTGTTCCCTCAAGATGGAACAGAGGTTTTCGGGATCGACAGAAACAGCGGAGAGATCCATGTTAGAGGTGACTTAGACTTTGAGGATGTTGCTCTGTATCGCCTGCAAGTGGATGCGACAGATCAGGGCAACCCTCCGCTGTCGGGTCACTGCAAGGTGGTGGTAGAGGTGCTGGACGTGAACGACAACGCGCCGGAGGTGTGGGTGACGTCGCTGTCGGTGCCGGTGCCGGAGGACGCGGCGGTGGGGACGGTGGTGGCGCTGCTGAGCGTGTCGGACCGGGACTCGGGGGCGAACGGTCGCGTGCGGTGCGCGGTGTGGCCGGCGTCGCCGTTCGGGCTGGTGGCGACGTTCGCGGGCTCGTACTCGCTGGTGCTGCGGGAGGCGCTGGACCGGGAGCGGGTGGCGGAGTACGAGGTGGAGGTGCGGGCGGAGGACGGCGGGGCGCCGCCGCTGCGCGCCAGCCGCGGGGTGCGCGTGCCGGTGTCGGACGTGAACGACAACGCGCCGGCGTTCGCGCAGGCCGTGTACACGGTGCTGGCGCGGGAGAACAACGCGGCGGGCGCGGAGCTGGCGCGGCTGTGGGCGCGGGACCCGGACGAGGCGGGCAACGGGCGCGTGAGCTACTCGGTggcggagggcggcggcggcgcggtgTCGGGCGGGGTGTGGCGGTCGGCGTCGAGCTACGTGTCGGTGGACGCGGAGAGCGGTCGGCTGTGGGCGCTGCAGCCGCTGGACTACgaggagctgcaggtgctgcagttCGAGGTGCGGGCGGTGGACGCGGGGGAGCCGCCGCTGTGCGGCAACGCGACGGTGCAGCTCTTCGTGGTGGACGAGAACGACAACGCGCCGgcgctgctgcctcctgccggcggcgggccgggccccggggccgcgggcgaGGCGGCGTCGGGGCCGGGCTCGGGGGCGCTGTGGGCGTGGGCGGCGTGGGGGGCGCCGGCGGGGCAGGTGGTGGCGAAGATCCGCGCGGTGGACGCGGACTCGGGCTACAACGCGTGGCTGCGCTACGAGCTGTGGGAGCCGCGGGGGAAGGGCCCGTTCCGCGTGGGGCTGTACAGCGGCGAGGTGAGCACGGCGCGGGCGCTGGAGGAGGCGGACGGCCCGCGGCAGCGGCTGGTCATCGTGGTGCGGGACCACGGGGAGCCGGCGCGCTCGGTCACGGCCACGCTGAGCGTGTCGCTGGTGGAGGGCACCGAGGCGGCGCTGGCGGCCGCGGGCTCgtcggggccggggccggggctgcgtgcggcggcgggcgcggagggCGACGCGGCGTCGGCGGCGTCGGCGTCGACGAACGTGTGGCTGGTGGTGGCCATCTGCGCGGTGTCGAGCCTGTTCCTGCTGGCCGTGGTGCTGTACGGGGCGTCGCGGTGGGCGCCGCGGGCGGCCGTGCTGTCGGGGCCCGGGCCGGCGACGCTGGTGTGCGCCAGCGAGGTGGGGAGCTGGTCGTACTCGCAGCGCCAGAGCCGGAGCCTGTGCGTGACGGACGGCGCGGGCAAGAGCGACCTGATGGTTTTCAGCCCCAActtcccgccgccgcccggccccgcggcgaAGGAGACGCAGCCGGAGCCGCCCGCTCTGCTGGACACG